The following coding sequences lie in one Zingiber officinale cultivar Zhangliang chromosome 2B, Zo_v1.1, whole genome shotgun sequence genomic window:
- the LOC122049201 gene encoding probable trehalose-phosphate phosphatase F isoform X1 → MDLKSNHSSPVLTDPAPLSKSRLGLPSNITPCSPAALLYSSSGLYLTIPEILNGKHDDVLVNGWLDSMIASSPPRKKLNKDIISESQVDDNDAAYQTWIINYPSSLNSFHLITNDAKCKMIALFLDYDGTLSPIVDNPDLAFMSSAMRAAVKEAANYFPTAIISGRSCDKVHEFVKLSELYYAGSHGMDIMSPIRVSESFGDHPDCIKTTDRKGKEVHLFQPAREFLPMINEVYKSLIEITNNIVGVKVENNKFCVSVHYRNVDKKMWDQVGCCVFGLLKGFPRLRVTHGRKVLEVRPVIDWNKGKAVQFLLESLQLSQRDDVLPIYIGDDRTDEDAFKVLRESSRGFGILVSNVPKETNASYSLRDPSEVQEFLKSLVRWKKFTTSQTEDIATIKI, encoded by the exons ATGGATTTGAAGTCAAACCATAGTTCACCTGTCTTGACTGATCCTGCACCTTTGAGCAAGTCAAGACTGGGCTTGCCCTCTAACATTACACCATGTTCGCCGGCAGCATTGCTTTACTCATCCTCTGGTTTGTATCTAACAATACCTGAAATACTAAATGGTAAACATGATGATGTCCTTGTTAATGGTTGGCTGGACTCAATGATAGCATCTTCACCTCCTCGCAAGAAGTTGAACAAGGATATCATCTCTGAATCTCAAGTGGATGATAATGATGCTGCTTATCAAACCTGGATT ATAAATTATCCATCTTCTTTAAATTCATTTCACCTAATCACAAATGATGCTAAATGCAAGATGATTGCATTGTTTTTGGACTATGATGGGACTCTTTCGCCAATTGTCGATAATCCTGACCTTGCATTCATGTCGAGTGCA ATGCGTGCTGCTGTAAAAGAAGCTGCTAATTATTTCCCCACTGCAATAATCAGTGGCAGGTCTTGTGACAAG GTGCATGAATTTGTGAAGTTATCCGAGCTGTATTATGCTGGCAGTCATGGTATGGATATAATGAGCCCAATCAGAGTATCTGAATCTTTTGGTGACCATCCTGATTGCATTAAGACAACTGACAGAAAG GGTAAAGAAGTACATCTCTTCCAGCCTGCTCGTGAGTTTCTACCAATGATCAATGAG GTTTATAAATCCCTCATTGAGATCACTAATAATATCGTAGGTGTCAAAGTAGAGAATAATAAGTTTTGTGTCTCTGTACATTACCGCAATGTTGATAAAAAG ATGTGGGATCAAGTTGGATGTTGCGTTTTCGGCTTGCTAAAGGGTTTTCCTCGCTTGCGTGTTACCCATGGACGGAAG GTTTTAGAGGTCCGTCCTGTGATCGACTGGAACAAGGGTAAAGCCGTTCAGTTTCTGCTCGAATCACTACAGCTTAGCCAACGCGACGACGTGCTCCCAATTTACATTGGAGATGATCGTACCGATGAAGATGCATTCAAG GTCCTGAGGGAGAGTAGCCGTGGATTCGGCATCCTAGTTTCGAATGTGCCAAAGGAAACTAATGCCTCCTACTCCCTTAGAGACCCATCCGAG GTACAAGAGTTTCTCAAGTCTCTTGTGAGATGGAAGAAGTTCACAACATCACAAACTGAAGATATTGCAACAATAAAGATTTGA
- the LOC122049201 gene encoding probable trehalose-phosphate phosphatase F isoform X2, with the protein MDLKSNHSSPVLTDPAPLSKSRLGLPSNITPCSPAALLYSSSASSPPRKKLNKDIISESQVDDNDAAYQTWIINYPSSLNSFHLITNDAKCKMIALFLDYDGTLSPIVDNPDLAFMSSAMRAAVKEAANYFPTAIISGRSCDKVHEFVKLSELYYAGSHGMDIMSPIRVSESFGDHPDCIKTTDRKGKEVHLFQPAREFLPMINEVYKSLIEITNNIVGVKVENNKFCVSVHYRNVDKKMWDQVGCCVFGLLKGFPRLRVTHGRKVLEVRPVIDWNKGKAVQFLLESLQLSQRDDVLPIYIGDDRTDEDAFKVLRESSRGFGILVSNVPKETNASYSLRDPSEVQEFLKSLVRWKKFTTSQTEDIATIKI; encoded by the exons ATGGATTTGAAGTCAAACCATAGTTCACCTGTCTTGACTGATCCTGCACCTTTGAGCAAGTCAAGACTGGGCTTGCCCTCTAACATTACACCATGTTCGCCGGCAGCATTGCTTTACTCATCCTCTG CATCTTCACCTCCTCGCAAGAAGTTGAACAAGGATATCATCTCTGAATCTCAAGTGGATGATAATGATGCTGCTTATCAAACCTGGATT ATAAATTATCCATCTTCTTTAAATTCATTTCACCTAATCACAAATGATGCTAAATGCAAGATGATTGCATTGTTTTTGGACTATGATGGGACTCTTTCGCCAATTGTCGATAATCCTGACCTTGCATTCATGTCGAGTGCA ATGCGTGCTGCTGTAAAAGAAGCTGCTAATTATTTCCCCACTGCAATAATCAGTGGCAGGTCTTGTGACAAG GTGCATGAATTTGTGAAGTTATCCGAGCTGTATTATGCTGGCAGTCATGGTATGGATATAATGAGCCCAATCAGAGTATCTGAATCTTTTGGTGACCATCCTGATTGCATTAAGACAACTGACAGAAAG GGTAAAGAAGTACATCTCTTCCAGCCTGCTCGTGAGTTTCTACCAATGATCAATGAG GTTTATAAATCCCTCATTGAGATCACTAATAATATCGTAGGTGTCAAAGTAGAGAATAATAAGTTTTGTGTCTCTGTACATTACCGCAATGTTGATAAAAAG ATGTGGGATCAAGTTGGATGTTGCGTTTTCGGCTTGCTAAAGGGTTTTCCTCGCTTGCGTGTTACCCATGGACGGAAG GTTTTAGAGGTCCGTCCTGTGATCGACTGGAACAAGGGTAAAGCCGTTCAGTTTCTGCTCGAATCACTACAGCTTAGCCAACGCGACGACGTGCTCCCAATTTACATTGGAGATGATCGTACCGATGAAGATGCATTCAAG GTCCTGAGGGAGAGTAGCCGTGGATTCGGCATCCTAGTTTCGAATGTGCCAAAGGAAACTAATGCCTCCTACTCCCTTAGAGACCCATCCGAG GTACAAGAGTTTCTCAAGTCTCTTGTGAGATGGAAGAAGTTCACAACATCACAAACTGAAGATATTGCAACAATAAAGATTTGA